A DNA window from Amycolatopsis sp. DSM 110486 contains the following coding sequences:
- a CDS encoding MurR/RpiR family transcriptional regulator, which produces MPTVSNFPTVDDADSVTIPAPSEQTPAQATVRDADASPLVRIRSLLPGLARAEQRVAKVVLEDPATVARRSITEVALAASTSETTVTRFCKAVGVGGYPQLRIALAADTARTEARTTRNLGGEISPEDDLAAVIGKVSFADARAVEETADQLDVATMQRVIDLLAEAGRVDVYGVGASAFVAADLQQKLHRIGRVSFSWSDTHIMLTSAAVLSPGDVAIGVSHTGATTDTVEALRVAREHGAVTVAVTNFPRSPITEVADHVLTTAARETTFRSGATASRIAQLTVIDCLFIGVAQRHMDASVSALDATRDAVGSHRLGVRPDGRRRPRETGK; this is translated from the coding sequence ATGCCAACGGTTAGTAACTTTCCGACGGTGGACGATGCCGATTCCGTAACCATCCCGGCACCGTCCGAGCAAACCCCAGCTCAGGCCACTGTGCGTGACGCCGATGCGAGCCCGCTGGTCCGCATCCGCTCGCTGCTGCCAGGGCTCGCCCGCGCCGAGCAGCGGGTGGCGAAGGTGGTGCTGGAGGACCCCGCGACGGTCGCGCGCCGGAGCATCACCGAGGTCGCCCTCGCCGCCAGCACCAGCGAGACCACGGTCACGCGGTTCTGCAAGGCCGTCGGCGTCGGCGGGTACCCGCAGCTGCGCATCGCGCTGGCCGCGGACACCGCGCGCACCGAGGCGAGAACCACGCGCAACCTCGGCGGCGAGATCAGCCCGGAGGACGACCTCGCGGCCGTGATCGGCAAGGTCAGCTTCGCCGACGCGCGCGCCGTCGAGGAGACGGCCGACCAGCTCGACGTCGCGACGATGCAGCGCGTGATCGACCTCTTGGCCGAAGCCGGCCGCGTGGACGTCTACGGCGTGGGCGCGAGCGCCTTCGTGGCCGCCGACCTGCAGCAGAAGCTGCACCGCATCGGCCGCGTGAGCTTCTCGTGGTCCGACACGCACATCATGCTCACCTCGGCCGCGGTCCTCAGCCCCGGCGACGTCGCGATCGGCGTCTCCCACACGGGCGCGACCACCGACACCGTGGAGGCCCTGCGGGTCGCGCGCGAGCACGGCGCGGTCACCGTCGCGGTCACGAACTTCCCGCGCTCGCCGATCACGGAGGTCGCCGACCACGTGCTCACCACGGCCGCGCGCGAAACCACCTTCCGTTCCGGGGCCACGGCGAGCCGCATCGCTCAGCTCACCGTGATCGACTGCCTGTTCATCGGGGTCGCGCAGCGGCACATGGACGCCTCCGTCAGCGCGCTGGACGCGACGAGGGACGCGGTCGGCTCGCACCGGCTCGGGGTCAGGCCCGACGGTCGCCGCCGTCCGCGGGAAACCGGTAAGTGA
- the murQ gene encoding N-acetylmuramic acid 6-phosphate etherase — MMSVPTQAVHVDSPTEQRNPRTVDIDLMSTMGILSAINAEDRRVPDAVAAVLPQLARAVDYAVEALRGGGRVHYVGAGTSGRLATLDAAELVPTFNVPPDLFVAHHAGGEKALRQAVENAEDNDEAGAAELAAVVQPGDFVLGLAASGRTPFVLGALEASSRLGAHTGLVSANPRASKPAGVDVLIAVATGPEVIAGSTRMKAGTAQKLILTAFSTATMIKLGKTYSNLMVSMRATNAKLRGRTIRILQEATGLTMADCSDALTEAGGDLKTALVHLLSGSDVERSAAALAASGGHVRKALASLHLRAG; from the coding sequence ATGATGTCCGTCCCCACGCAGGCGGTACACGTCGATTCGCCGACCGAGCAGCGCAACCCCCGCACGGTGGACATCGACCTGATGTCCACCATGGGGATCCTCAGCGCCATCAACGCCGAGGACCGCCGGGTGCCCGACGCGGTGGCCGCGGTGCTGCCGCAGCTGGCGCGCGCGGTCGACTACGCCGTGGAAGCCCTGCGGGGCGGCGGCCGCGTGCACTACGTCGGGGCGGGCACGTCAGGCCGCCTGGCGACGCTGGACGCGGCCGAGCTCGTGCCGACGTTCAACGTGCCGCCGGACCTCTTCGTCGCGCACCACGCGGGCGGCGAGAAGGCCCTGCGGCAGGCGGTGGAGAACGCCGAGGACAACGACGAGGCCGGCGCGGCCGAGCTCGCTGCCGTGGTGCAGCCGGGCGACTTCGTGCTCGGCCTCGCCGCCTCCGGGCGCACGCCGTTCGTACTCGGCGCGCTCGAGGCGTCGAGCCGCCTCGGCGCGCACACGGGGCTGGTCTCGGCCAACCCGCGCGCGTCGAAGCCGGCCGGCGTCGACGTGCTCATCGCCGTGGCCACCGGCCCGGAGGTGATCGCCGGCTCGACCCGGATGAAGGCGGGCACGGCGCAGAAGCTGATCCTCACGGCGTTCTCCACGGCCACGATGATCAAGCTGGGGAAGACCTACTCGAACCTGATGGTCAGCATGCGGGCCACGAACGCGAAGCTGCGCGGCCGCACGATCCGCATCCTGCAGGAAGCCACGGGCCTGACCATGGCCGACTGCTCCGACGCCCTGACCGAGGCCGGCGGCGACCTCAAGACGGCCCTCGTGCACCTGCTGTCGGGCTCCGACGTCGAACGCTCCGCGGCGGCGCTGGCTGCCAGCGGCGGCCACGTCCGCAAGGCACTCGCCTCGCTGCACTTGCGCGCGGGTTGA